In a genomic window of Streptomyces sp. SJL17-4:
- a CDS encoding GH1 family beta-glucosidase, which translates to MTASETRPLTATRSFPADFLWGAATAAYQIEGAAAEDGRTPSIWDTFSHTPGKVFEGHTGDVAVDHYHRFREDVGIMSELGLNAYRFSVSWSRVQPTGRGPAVQKGLDFYRALVDELLAAGIEPALTLYHWDLPQELEDAGGWPERSTAERFAEYAGIVADAVGDRVKRWTTLNEPWCSAFLGYGSGVHAPGRTDAVASLRAAHHLNLGHGLAVQALRAAMPADRQISVSLNLHEVRPLTASAADAEAARRIDAVGNRIWLGPMLEGAYPEDLLADTAHLTNWSFVRDGDAAAAHQPLDLLAINYYAPTIVSEVPAGAEKPQDDGHGNSDFSPWPGADSVAFHRGPGEPTAMGWAVDPSALYDLLTRVSDAYPQLPLVISENGAAYEDVVSPDGSVHDPQRAAYVHAHLEAVHRAMSDGVDVRGYFLWSLLDNFEWAYGYAKRFGAVRVDYDTLERTPKSSARWYARVARSGELHAPDAG; encoded by the coding sequence ATGACCGCGTCCGAAACCCGGCCGCTCACCGCCACCCGCTCGTTCCCGGCCGACTTCCTCTGGGGCGCGGCCACCGCCGCGTACCAGATCGAGGGAGCGGCGGCCGAGGACGGCCGTACTCCGTCCATCTGGGACACCTTCTCGCACACCCCCGGCAAGGTCTTCGAGGGGCACACCGGTGACGTGGCCGTGGACCACTACCACCGGTTCCGCGAGGACGTCGGCATCATGTCCGAACTCGGCCTGAACGCCTACCGGTTCTCCGTCTCCTGGTCCCGCGTGCAGCCCACCGGGCGCGGGCCGGCCGTCCAGAAGGGCCTGGACTTCTACCGGGCGCTCGTCGACGAGCTGCTCGCCGCCGGGATCGAACCGGCGCTCACGCTCTACCACTGGGATCTGCCGCAGGAGCTGGAGGACGCGGGCGGCTGGCCCGAGCGGTCCACCGCCGAGCGGTTCGCCGAGTACGCGGGGATCGTCGCCGACGCGGTCGGCGACCGGGTCAAGCGGTGGACCACGCTCAACGAGCCCTGGTGCAGTGCCTTCCTGGGGTACGGCTCCGGGGTGCACGCCCCCGGCCGCACGGACGCGGTCGCTTCTCTGCGGGCCGCGCACCACCTCAACCTGGGCCACGGTCTCGCGGTCCAGGCGCTGCGGGCCGCGATGCCGGCGGACCGTCAGATCTCGGTCTCGCTCAACCTGCACGAGGTGCGCCCGCTGACCGCTTCGGCGGCGGACGCGGAGGCGGCCCGCCGGATCGACGCGGTGGGCAACCGGATCTGGCTGGGCCCGATGCTGGAGGGCGCCTACCCGGAGGACCTGCTCGCCGACACGGCGCACCTCACGAACTGGTCCTTCGTCCGGGACGGCGACGCGGCCGCGGCGCACCAGCCGCTGGATCTGCTCGCCATCAACTACTACGCGCCGACCATCGTCTCCGAGGTCCCGGCGGGGGCCGAGAAGCCCCAGGACGACGGGCACGGCAACAGCGATTTCTCGCCGTGGCCCGGCGCCGACTCGGTCGCCTTCCACCGGGGTCCCGGCGAGCCGACCGCGATGGGCTGGGCGGTCGACCCGAGTGCCCTCTACGACCTGCTGACGCGGGTGTCGGACGCCTACCCCCAGCTCCCGCTGGTCATCAGCGAGAACGGGGCGGCGTACGAGGACGTGGTGTCCCCGGACGGTTCGGTGCACGATCCGCAGCGCGCCGCGTATGTGCACGCGCACCTGGAGGCCGTGCACCGGGCGATGAGCGACGGCGTGGACGTCCGCGGGTACTTCCTGTGGTCGCTGCTCGACAACTTCGAGTGGGCGTACGGCTACGCGAAGCGCTTCGGCGCGGTCCGGGTGGACTACGACACCCTGGAGCGGACCCCGAAGTCCAGCGCCCGCTGGTACGCACGGGTGGCCCGGTCGGGTGAGCTGCACGCCCCCGACGCCGGCTGA
- a CDS encoding helix-turn-helix domain-containing protein, with amino-acid sequence MDGRTGSASGRAGHGQAGDGGPRRARGRGVLEGAFALLDALRRSGDEAGVTELALLCGVPKGSVHRLLDQLVTLGAVERNGNRYRVGPQLYRLGQAWEPHPGLRPAARLPLQRLRAATGASVVLAVLREDMALTVSSAPGDVEPLLPVRDGIAFRLDTAAGKALRGPLRGGPVLDREDVMDGVCCAALPVRTPDGRTVAALAAMVPAGRPLDSLARGVAGAGAAIGRALARGGPRRTAPPTALVL; translated from the coding sequence ATGGACGGCCGTACGGGGAGTGCGTCGGGCAGAGCCGGGCACGGGCAGGCGGGCGACGGAGGGCCCCGGCGGGCACGTGGCCGGGGCGTACTCGAAGGGGCGTTCGCCCTGCTCGACGCCCTGCGCCGGAGCGGTGACGAGGCCGGCGTGACCGAACTGGCCCTCCTCTGCGGAGTGCCCAAGGGCAGCGTCCACCGGCTGCTCGACCAACTGGTCACGCTCGGCGCCGTCGAACGGAACGGGAACCGCTACCGGGTCGGCCCCCAGCTGTACCGCCTGGGCCAGGCCTGGGAGCCGCACCCCGGTCTGCGCCCCGCCGCCCGGCTGCCCCTCCAACGGCTCCGGGCCGCCACCGGCGCGAGCGTCGTCCTCGCCGTGCTGCGCGAGGACATGGCCCTCACGGTCAGCTCGGCCCCCGGGGACGTCGAACCGCTCCTGCCCGTACGGGACGGCATCGCGTTCCGGCTCGACACCGCCGCGGGGAAGGCCCTGCGGGGACCACTCCGCGGCGGCCCGGTCCTCGACCGGGAGGACGTGATGGACGGGGTGTGCTGCGCCGCGCTGCCGGTCCGCACCCCGGACGGGCGTACGGTCGCGGCGCTCGCCGCCATGGTTCCCGCGGGCCGCCCGCTCGACTCGCTGGCCCGGGGCGTCGCCGGGGCGGGGGCCGCGATCGGCCGCGCGCTCGCCCGGGGCGGGCCGCGACGAACGGCCCCGCCGACCGCGCTCGTGCTCTGA